In Bos indicus isolate NIAB-ARS_2022 breed Sahiwal x Tharparkar chromosome 19, NIAB-ARS_B.indTharparkar_mat_pri_1.0, whole genome shotgun sequence, the following proteins share a genomic window:
- the TNFRSF13B gene encoding tumor necrosis factor receptor superfamily member 13B isoform X1, with amino-acid sequence MSGLGRRGQGGRGLAGQEEPTPQGPRRGVAMEPCPEEQYWDSLLNTCVSCKPICSSQIPRTCAAFCKSLSCRQEQGRYYDLLLRDCVSCASICGRHPKQCTHYCEKTLRSQVSLLPEVRRQRAGEAPTRADTLGRHQVPEHRGLDAGPAPAGLKLSADQLALVYSTLGLCLCAIVCCFLLAVACFLKRRGVQVSFPTRPRPCPTQAKTSKDHWMEAGCVAGTPPEPVETCSFCFPECRAPTQESAGAPPTPGSERTGRRARQGQSTAGQPCVRAANGGIEVVYTPAQEGGLAT; translated from the exons CCCCACAGGGCCCGCGGCGGGGGGTGGCCATGGAGCCCTGCCCCGAAGAGCAGTACTGGGACTCGCTGCTGAacacctgcgtctcctgcaaaCCCATCTGCAGCAGCCAGATTCCGCGCACCTGTGCGGCCTTCTGCA agtcaCTCAGTTGCCGCCAAGAGCAAGGCAGGTATTATGACCTGCTCCTGAGGGACTGCGTCAGCTGTGCCTCCATCTGCGGACGTCACCCCAAGCAGTGCACACACTACTGTGAGAAGACGCTGAGGAGCCAAGTGAGCCTCCTACCAGAGGTCAGGAGACAGCGGGCTGGAGAGGCCCCGACCCGAGCAGACACCCTGGGGAGGCACCAGGTGCCAGAGCACAGAGGCTTGGATGCAGGTCCAG CGCCTGCAGGGCTGAAGCTGAGCGCTGACCAGCTGGCCCTGGTCTACAGCACGCTGGGCCTATGTCTCTGTGCCATCGTCTGTTGCTTCCTACTGGCCGTGGCCTGCTTCCTCAAGAGGAGGGGGGTCCAGGTCTCCTTCCCGACCCGCCCACGGCCGTGTCCCACGCAGGCCAAGACTTCCAAGG ATCACTGGATGGAAGCCGGCTGCGTGGCAGGGACGCCGCCTGAGCCGGTGGAGACATGTAGCTTCTGCTTCCCGGAGTGCAGGGCGCCCACCCAGGAGAGCGCAGGCGCGCCCCCGACACCTGGGTCCGAGCGCACAGGGAGGAGGGCTCGCCAGGGCCAGAGCACAGCCGGGCAACCCTGCGTGCGCGCTGCGAACGGCGGGATCGAGGTGGTGTACACACCAGCGCAGGAAGGAGGCCTGGCCACGTGA
- the TNFRSF13B gene encoding tumor necrosis factor receptor superfamily member 13B isoform X2: MSGLGRRGQGGRGLAGQEEPKSLSCRQEQGRYYDLLLRDCVSCASICGRHPKQCTHYCEKTLRSQVSLLPEVRRQRAGEAPTRADTLGRHQVPEHRGLDAGPAPAGLKLSADQLALVYSTLGLCLCAIVCCFLLAVACFLKRRGVQVSFPTRPRPCPTQAKTSKDHWMEAGCVAGTPPEPVETCSFCFPECRAPTQESAGAPPTPGSERTGRRARQGQSTAGQPCVRAANGGIEVVYTPAQEGGLAT; this comes from the exons agtcaCTCAGTTGCCGCCAAGAGCAAGGCAGGTATTATGACCTGCTCCTGAGGGACTGCGTCAGCTGTGCCTCCATCTGCGGACGTCACCCCAAGCAGTGCACACACTACTGTGAGAAGACGCTGAGGAGCCAAGTGAGCCTCCTACCAGAGGTCAGGAGACAGCGGGCTGGAGAGGCCCCGACCCGAGCAGACACCCTGGGGAGGCACCAGGTGCCAGAGCACAGAGGCTTGGATGCAGGTCCAG CGCCTGCAGGGCTGAAGCTGAGCGCTGACCAGCTGGCCCTGGTCTACAGCACGCTGGGCCTATGTCTCTGTGCCATCGTCTGTTGCTTCCTACTGGCCGTGGCCTGCTTCCTCAAGAGGAGGGGGGTCCAGGTCTCCTTCCCGACCCGCCCACGGCCGTGTCCCACGCAGGCCAAGACTTCCAAGG ATCACTGGATGGAAGCCGGCTGCGTGGCAGGGACGCCGCCTGAGCCGGTGGAGACATGTAGCTTCTGCTTCCCGGAGTGCAGGGCGCCCACCCAGGAGAGCGCAGGCGCGCCCCCGACACCTGGGTCCGAGCGCACAGGGAGGAGGGCTCGCCAGGGCCAGAGCACAGCCGGGCAACCCTGCGTGCGCGCTGCGAACGGCGGGATCGAGGTGGTGTACACACCAGCGCAGGAAGGAGGCCTGGCCACGTGA